TACAGTATCATGGGTCGTCCATGTCCCGTGCACAAGAATCGTCCATGACTCGGGCACAACCCGGGCTATCCCGAGGGTATCATCACTCCCaccttaaatagtcgggctagagtcatactcgctgtcccgattagtCTTGTGTGCCCGATGatggaaaatatttaatttgtcggtaaaagcatcgggggcttcatGTATCCCAAAGATGGGATGAAATGCCGAAGTCTCGTGTCTTATGGACTTGATATAAGATGCCGggacctcatgtctcccgggcttTAAAATAGATTGCCGGAGCCTCATATCTCCCGAACTTAGGAAtagtcgaggtgcggagccccgagccaggtttgagaaccctgggcttgtgaataaccaaggtgcggagccttgggccggggagcatgtcccgggtcTTGGgattggtcgaggtgcggagcctcgagccagggtacggatccctggacttaatagatgaccgaggtacgggttcccgggccagggtacggatctTTGGACTTAAAAGATGACCGATGTACGGGTCCCctggccagggtacgggtccctggacttaaaagatgaccgaggtacgggtccccgggccagggtacgggtccctggacttaaaagataaccagggtgcggagccctggccttcatgaatggtcgaggtacggagccccgagccagggtacggatccctagacttaatagataaccagggtgcggagacctggccttcatgaatggtcgaggtacggagccccgagccagggtacggatccctggacttaatagataaccagggtgcggagccctggccttcaagaatggtcgaggtatggatccccgagccagggtacggatccctggacttaatagataaccagggtgcggagccgtggccttcatgaatggtcgaggtacggagccccgagtcagggtacggatccctggacttaatagataaccagggtgcggagacctggccttcatgaatggtcgaggtacggagccccgagccagggtacggatccctggacttaatagataaccagggtacggagccctggccttcatgaatggtcgaggtacggagccccgagccagggtacggatccctggacttaatagatagccagggtgcggagccccggCCTTCATGGTCGAGGTACgaagccccgagccagggtacggatccctggacttaatagataaccagggtgcggagccctggccttcatgaatggtcgaggtacggagccccgagccagggtacggatccctggacttaatagataaccagggtgcggagccccgtCCTTCATAGATGgtcaatttcccacagacggcgccaatgatgatACCCTCGGGATAGCCCGGGTTGTGTCCGAGTCATGGACGATTCTTGTGCACGGGATATGGACGACCCATGATACTGGATGGATAGCCAGAATCAGGACAAGTCGGCAGGAAGGGTTCATCAGGAGCCGGGCGGGTAAATTGCCTGGGACGTCTCCTCCCCGGGCCACCGGACGCCCGGGCTCTCGTTCAAActcccgggaactttctacccgggccacctcgatatgagcacCGCACTCGAGTATACTAGCAGAATAGGATGTGGGCGACTGTCTCATCTCTGACATCGATCCAAGTGGTTGACGGAATCAGACATGAAGGATGTGACTAATATATGATTTGACATGACAGAATATAGGGTGtgctcagccgtcctactataactagtaggtagcacggagaacgaggtcaaaattacttctcctactataaataccaggttctatctttacatttacattcattcattcacaccaatatcacaaccatcacttggttacattggttttcttgcttgagttcctcactgacttaagcatcggagtggccacgccggacacccctctggcgcccattcacgtgttCATCTCCCTGTCTGCAGGTCACAGTGGAAGCAATAGCTCACAGATCCATCTACCTTGCTCATTTTCTTGAACAACATTATTGAttcgatccggtggagcacccaaCCCTGCTCATCCATTTCGCCAGGATCGCATCGTTATTGATATAATCTAttagatttaaaataatttcccTAATCTTATCTTTCCTTGTTGAGTTGATTATGTATGATATTTAATGTGATTTTGCCTTTCctagataatgagataattatGTAAATATGCtctagatatgatatttatgattatgatttaataagaTATGATATTAATGTTTAAAAGGAGTTTGTTTTCTAATTAaattcttactttccttatGTAATAGGTTTTCTTGTGCAGATAAAGTCTATATCCTTAAATAAGAGATGAAGGACTTGCGTGTGGTCTCTCTCTCACGGATCATACATTCAGATACGCACTTGTGCACCTCGTAGAAGTTCAGAGAAATAATTCTTCAAGATACGTGCTGGTTGAAGAGCGCTGATACACGTGTTGCCTTGAATGTTGGAAACATCTacagacaacatccgtaacgaAGTTGGCTGAAAATCGTTTTCGTGGCTTCTCTTTTGGCATCACGTTTTTGTGCTTTCTTGTTGACGTTTTAATACTCTTGATTATTTTATAAagcttttattttctcaacgtgttgaggaaattgatttttgtgaaaatcactagtgataggttttGTTAAACGTTTTGGTTTTCTATTGATTAATTTTTGTCCTGAgacaccgcacaagtatttatacttgtgcaaatttaatctcgtccatctgtttatttaaagtgaatttgtgttacaaaatataatattccgctgcatgttgtcttgaatgttgtaacatttgacGCAACATTTAattttgataaaacacaaatttataatttacattACTGTTGATATATTTACACATATTTGTCGTAAAACGtttctttcaagtggtatcagagcctactcttgatatactaagtgatgattctgatttttgttttgtttgacagAATTGATTAAATGGATGCATCACTTGCTAATGCAGCGCTTCGACCACCAGTCCTAGATGGAACTAATTACAGCTTATGGAAGGTCAAAATCAGATATTACATAAAATCCATAGATGAACGGGCATGGCAGCGTGTCATCAATGGATGGACCTCACCAATCATGATAGATCAAGATGGTGACAGCTTGCCAAAACCTGAAACAGACTGGACTGCTGATGAAGTACAAAATTCGAACTACAACTCAAAGGCCTTGAATGCTATATTTACTTcggttgatatgaatatgttcaGTTTGATCACAAACTGTACTTCTGCTAAAAGTGCATGGGATACTCTCCAAAGACAATGTGAAGGTTCTGAGAGTGTGCGACGAACTAGGCTAAGGATGCTTACTTCCAAATTTGAAATCATGAGGATGGAAGAATCTGAGAAAATACTGGAGTATGATCGTCGCCTACGGGAAATTGCTAACGAGGCGTTCAGTCTTGGAGACCCCATCTCTAATGAACAATTAGTTAGCAAGGTTCTCTGTTCTTTGCCCGAAAGATTCAACGTAAAAATCTGTGCAATAGACGAGGCTAAGGACAAATCTCAGATGGCTTTGGAAGACTTGATTAGTTCACTTCGAACCTTCGAAATGAACATGGACATGCAGAAGAAAGAAAAGGGGAAGACGATTGCATTCCAAGTCTCAAACGATTTTTATAATGATCTCCTTCATATATCCCAAGAAGTAAATGAATCAGACCTCTGTGAGGATTCTATCTTCTTTATCACAAAGAAATTCGGGGATTACTTGAAGAGAATCAgagataagaagaaggatgcacaacccTCGAAATTTCCAAGTCTTCCTGCCCCTGAAAGGCCACAAAGGTTTCCTGCCAAGCAACAATTTCAACCAAGGAACGAAGGCAagggaaaatttaatttaaagaagtaTGATTCGGTGCAGTGTAGAGAATGCAATGGCTTTGGTCACTATGCCAATGAATGTGCTAACAGATTACGCAAGAACAAAGGCTACAATGCGTCTCTAAGCGATGAAGAATCTGATGAGGAGGAGAAATCCAATGATGAAGATAATCACACCtccttgactgcattattgaccGAAAATAGCTGGCTACAGGTGAATCATTTaggtgttgtcctaggtgttgccACTCCTGGCCGCAACATCTGCGAAAAATCAGTTTGTTTAAAATCTACAGCTTTTGGAAATTCGAGTGTAGATGATGAATTGGAagctgatgatgaagagatgacTCTTGAGAGCGTTCAAAAGCTTTATGAAGAGTTGTTTGAGGATTGGATCAAAAGAAACAAGCTTAACTCAACTCTTATGAAGGAAAACACCGATCTAAAAGTCGTGGTtgccaaacttgaagtaattctGAGCAAAAAGGACTTAGAGCTGGGTAAGACCAAAGAAGAGCTTCAAAAAACAACTGAAACCCTATCCAAGTTCAATTCGAGcacatccaagcttgaatccatacttttgatgggaagagaAGACAAGAAAGGCTTAGGCTTCAAAGACAGTGTGTTTGAAATTAGTGAATATTCAAAATCTACCGTTTTTGTGAAAGGAAAAACTGAGACATTCACACCGTCACAACCTACACCTTCAACCAAAAGCTCTACACCGAAAAGACAATCTACTGCTTCTGTTCCTAAGAAAATAAAATGCATgtatgtatgtcattactgcttTAAGCCTGGTCATATCAGGCCCTACTATTTTAAACTCAAGGATGACCGCATGAACCAAAAGTCAATCAGGATGTTGCCCCGAATGTTGCACAACACTTTCCGCAACACCTCCAAACGCAGACCTACAGTAAGACAGGTTTGGGTACCAAATGTAAAAATTCACTGTAATATTGTTTATACTTCATTAAAAACTAACACTGCATGTTACTGGTACTTTGATGGTGGAAGCTCACGCCACATGACAGGATCAAGAGAACATCTCGTTGATTATATTGATCAAAAGGGGTGGTAGAGTAACATATGGAGGGGGAGCAAAAGAAAGGATTGTAGGAAAGGGGACATTGAATGTTGAAGGACtaccaaagctccacaatgtgcttcatgttgaaggactaccaaagctcgacaatgtgtttcatgttgaaggattaaattcgaatttgattagcataagccaattgtgtgatgataatttacttgtcaagtttaataaacatacttgtgaagtttttgatgaaactaagTTGTGCATCATGACATGTACTAGGTCTTCGGATAACTGCTACCAAATAGGTGAAGAactttcatgcaatcatgcacAAATCAGTGTACTTGATTTATGGCATCAGAAACTTGGACATGTGAACTTCAAGATCCTGAAGAACCTATGCAATTACGATGCAGTACGTGGGTTGCCAAATCTCTTTTCGGGTATACCATATGTGTGCGGAGATTGTCAAAAAGGTAAGCAGACTCGCGTGTCACACCCAGTGTTGGCAACATCTGGGACAACACGCTGTCTGGAGTTACTACACATGGACCTTATGGGTCTTATGGAAGTAGAAAGCTTTGGAGGTaagaaatattcttttgtatATGTTGACGATTTCTCACGGTTTTCATGGATAAGTTTCATCAGGGAGAAATCGGAcacttttaatgtttttaaacaaTTGGTCACAAGAATCACAAACTTCCATAGTTTGAAAGTGAGAAGGATCAGGACTGACCATGGTAAGGAATTTGAGAATTCTTCATTCTCATCATTTTGTGACATGAAAGGAATTTCACATGAGTTTTCGACACCAAAAACCCCACAGCAAAATGGCATTGCCGAACGCAAGAACAGAACACTGCAAGAAATGGCAAGGGTGATGCTAACTTCGAAGAACATTTCAAACGTTTTTGGGCAGAGGCCTTAAATACAGCTTGTCATATTTCAAACAGGGTGTATTTGAGAAGTGGCTCAACCATGACATCTTATGAAATAATCATGGGAAAGAAGCCTGATCtcaaatatttcatatttttggatgTGTTTGTTACACTTTGAATGACAGAGATCAACTTGCAAAATTCGATTCAAAGAGTGATAAGTGTTTGTTTTTGGGATATGCCACTAATAGTCGAGCTTATCGCATGTTTAATTTAAGAACTAGGgctattatggaatccattaatgttgtttttgatgattgTGCAGATCTCAAGAAGAAAATTGCTGAAAATGACATTGAAGACCTTCTGGAAAATCCAATTGTACTAGATAATGCAGGTGTTgccccagatgttgcaacaCCTAGCACAACACGGGACACTGAAGTCACTGAACGTGAGAAAGAAATGAACAATGATGATGACGCAGAAGATGATGGACAGAATATATCAACTAAGATCCAGAAAAATCATgcatcatctcaaataattagaAGTGTGCAAGGTGAAGTCCAAACCCGAAAGAAAGAGAAAGTCGATTACCGAAAGATGGCTGGACTAGTGTGCATGAGTACCATGTATTCACAGGTCAGATTTTCATGTTTTGTATCTCAATTTGAACCTAAAATGTTAATGAAGCCTTAAAGATGAGTTTTGGATCAATGCAATGCACGATGAGCTTGAGGAATTCGTTCGAAATGATGTTTGGGATCTAGTTCCACCTCCTGACCACGGAAATATAATTGGAACAAAgtggatttttaaaaataaaactgatgagtcaggGAACATCATTCGAAACAAAGCAAGGTTGGTTGCTCAAGGATACACACAGGTTGAGGaggttgattttgatgagacctttgcTCCTGTTGCCCGCATTGAGTCAGTCCGACTATTGCTAGCCATTGCATGCTACATGAAAATCAAATAgtttcaaatggatgttaaaagtGCATTTTTGAATGGTATCTTGTGTGAGGAAGTATATATCAGACAGCCTAAAGGATTTAAAGATCCACATAATTTGAATCATGTGTACAAGTTGAAAAAGGCTCTCTATGGTTTGAAGCAAGCACCACGTGCATGGTATGACAGACTAACAGATATAAATTACcgacaaattaaatattttccatGATCGGGCACACAAGactaatcgggacagcgagtatgactctagcccgactatttaaggtGGGAGTGATGATACCCTCGGGATAGCCCGGGTTGTGCCCGAGTCATGGACAATTCTTGTGCACGGGACATGGACGACCCATGATACTGGATGGATAGCCAGAATCAGGACAAGTCGGCAGGAAGGGTTCATCAGGAGCCGGGCGGGTAAATGCCCGGGACATCTCCTCCCCAGGCCACCGGACGCCCGGGCTCTCGTTCAAActcccgggaactttctacccgggccacctcgatatgagcacCGCACTCGAGTATACTAGCAGAATAGGATGTGGACGACTGTCTCATCTCTGACATCGATCCAAGTGGTTGACGGAATCAGACATGAAGGATGTGACTAATATATGATTTGACATGACAGAATATAGGGTGtgctcagccgtcctactataactagtaggtagcacggagaacgaggtcatcattacttcTCCTACTATGAATACCAGGTTCTATCTTTAcatttacattcattcattcacaccaatatcacaaccatcacttggttacattggttttcttgcttgagttcctcactgacttaagcatcggagtggccacgccggacacccctccggcgcccattcacgagttcatctcCCTGTCTGCAGGTCACAGTGGAAACAATAGCTCACAGATCCATCTACCTTGCTCATTTTCCCAAACAACATTATTGAttcgatccggtggagcacccgaccctgctcatCCATTTCGCCAGGATCGCATCGTTATTGATATAATCTAttagatttaaaataatttcctTAATCTTATCTTTCCTTGTTGAGTTGATTATGTATGATATTTAATGTGATTTTGCCTTTCTGAGATAATTATGTAAATATGCtctagatatgatatttatgattatgatttaataagaTATGATATTAATGTTTAAAAGGAGTTTGTTTTCTAATTAaattcttactttccttatGTAATAGGTTTTCTTGTGCAGATAAAGTCTATATCCTTAAATAAGAGATGAAGGACTTGCGTGTGGTCTCTCTCTCACGGATCATACATTCAGATACGCACTTGTGCACCTCGTAGAAGTTCAGAGAAATAATTCTTCAAGATACGTGCTGGTTGAAGAGTGCTGATACACGTGTTGCCTTGAATGTTGGAAACATCTACAGACAGCATCCGTAATGAAGTTGGCTGAAAATCGTTTTCGTGGCTTCTCTTTTGGCATCACGTATTTGTGCTTTCTTGTTGACGTTTTAATACTCTTGATTATTTTATAAagcttttattttctcaacgtgttgagaaaattgatttttgtgaaaatcactagtgataggttttGTTAAACGTTTTAGTTTTCTATTGATTAATTTTTGTCCTGAgacaccgcacaagtatttatacttgtgcacatttaatctcgtccatctgtttatttaaagtgaatttgtgttacaaaatataatattccgctgcatgttgtcttgaatgttgtaacatttgacGCAACATTTAattttgataaaacacaaatttataatttacattACTGTTGATATATTTACACATATTTGTCGTAAAACGTTTCTttcaaatggtatcagagcctactcttgatatactaagtgatgattctggtttttgttttgtttgacagAATTGATTAAATGGATGCATCACTTGCTAATGCAGCGCTTCGACCACCAGTCCTAGATGGAACTAATTACAGCTTATGGAAGGTCAAAATCAGATATTACATAAAATCCATAGATGAACGGGCATGACAGCGTGTCATCAATGGATGGACCTCACCAATCATGATAGATCAAGATGGTGACAGCTTGCCAAAACCTGAAACAGACTGGACTGCTGATGAAGTACAAAATTCGAACTACAACTCAAAGGCCTTGAATGCTATATTTACTTcggttgatatgaatatgttcaGTTTGATCACAAACTGTGCTTCTGCTAAAAGTGCATGGGATACTCTCCAAAGACAATGTGAAGGTTCTGAGAGTGTGCGACGAACTAGGCTAAGGATGCTTACTTCCAAATTTGAAATCATGAGGATGGAAGAATCTGAGAAAATACTGGAGTATGATCGTCGCCTACGGGAAATTGCTAACGAGGCGTTCAGTCTTGGAGACCCCATCTCTAATGAACAATTAGTTAGCAAGGTTCTCTGTTCTTTGCCCGAAAGATTCAACGTAAAAATCTGTGCAATAGACGAGGCTAAGGACAAATCTCAGATGGCTTTGGAAGACCTGATTAGTTCACTTCGAACCTTCGAAATGAACATGGACATGCAGAAGAAAGAAAAGGGGAAGACGATTGCATTCCAAgtctcaaatgatttttataatgaTCTCCTTCATATATCCCAAGAAGTAAATGAATCAGATCTCTGTGAGGATTCTATCTCCTTTATCACAAAGAAATTCGGGGATTACTTGAAGAGAATCAgagataagaagaaggatgcacaacccTCGAAATTTCCAAGTCTTCCTGCCCCTGAAAGGCCACAAAGGTTTCCTGCCAAGCAACAATTTCAACCAAGGAACGAAGGCAagggaaaatttaatttaaagaagtaTGATTTGGTGCAGTGTAGAGAATGCAATGGCTTTGGTCACTATGCCAATGAATGTGCTAACAGATTACGCAAGAACAAAGGCTACAATGCGTCTCTAAGCGATGAAGAATCTGATGAGGAGGAGAAATCCAATGATGAAGAT
This window of the Primulina tabacum isolate GXHZ01 chromosome 4, ASM2559414v2, whole genome shotgun sequence genome carries:
- the LOC142542027 gene encoding uncharacterized protein LOC142542027 gives rise to the protein MDASLANAALRPPVLDGTNYSLWKVKIRYYIKSIDERAWQRVINGWTSPIMIDQDGDSLPKPETDWTADEVQNSNYNSKALNAIFTSVDMNMFSLITNCTSAKSAWDTLQRQCEGSESVRRTRLRMLTSKFEIMRMEESEKILEYDRRLREIANEAFSLGDPISNEQLVSKVLCSLPERFNVKICAIDEAKDKSQMALEDLISSLRTFEMNMDMQKKEKGKTIAFQVSNDFYNDLLHISQEVNESDLCEDSIFFITKKFGDYLKRIRDKKKDAQPSKFPSLPAPERPQRFPAKQQFQPRNEGKGKFNLKKYDSVQCRECNGFGHYANECANRLRKNKGYNASLSDEESDEEEKSNDEDNHTSLTALLTENSWLQVNHLGVVLGVATPGRNICEKSVCLKSTAFGNSSVDDELEADDEEMTLESVQKLYEELFEDWIKRNKLNSTLMKENTDLKVVVAKLEVILSKKDLELGKTKEELQKTTETLSKFNSSTSKLESILLMGREDKKGLGFKDSVFEISEYSKSTVFVKGKTETFTPSQPTPSTKSSTPKRQSTASVPKKIKCMSSDNCYQIGEELSCNHAQISVLDLWHQKLGHVNFKILKNLCNYDAVRGLPNLFSGIPYVCGDCQKGKQTRVSHPVLATSGTTRCLELLHMDLMGLMEVESFGDLKKKIAENDIEDLLENPIVLDNAGVAPDVATPSTTRDTEVTEREKEMNNDDDAEDDGQNISTKIQKNHASSQIIRSVQGEVQTRKKEKVDYRKMAGLVCMSTILKDEFWINAMHDELEEFVRNDVWDLVPPPDHGNIIGTKWIFKNKTDESGNIIRNKARLVAQGYTQVEEVDFDETFAPVARIESVRLLLAIACYMKIK